A single region of the Egibacteraceae bacterium genome encodes:
- a CDS encoding chorismate pyruvate-lyase family protein, with protein MTGTHDTLDAGLRAGASPDALQRILLTTDGTVVQLLESWFDDPIELAGHEQFITPVQLTDEDLQPAGHETILRRRVLLRGRRTGRNYVYADTAVVLDRLSAPVRESLLSSAEPIGRVLRRHRVETFREILRTGRRPVGALAGDFGCDSADQLLFRVYRVVSGGLPIMLIAEHFPAGPLPSAEDTDPQMVVDLRDDVEDTLPKRPCGSRG; from the coding sequence ATGACCGGAACCCACGACACGCTGGACGCGGGGCTGCGGGCCGGGGCGTCACCGGACGCCCTGCAGCGTATCCTGCTGACCACCGACGGCACCGTGGTGCAATTGCTGGAGTCATGGTTCGACGACCCGATCGAGCTGGCCGGACACGAGCAGTTCATCACCCCGGTCCAGCTGACCGACGAGGACCTCCAGCCGGCCGGGCACGAGACGATCCTGCGGCGCAGGGTTCTCCTCCGGGGCCGGCGCACCGGGCGCAACTACGTCTACGCCGACACCGCGGTCGTGCTCGACCGGCTGTCCGCGCCGGTTCGGGAGTCGCTGTTGTCGTCGGCCGAGCCCATCGGCCGGGTGCTGCGCAGGCACCGCGTGGAGACGTTCAGGGAGATCCTGCGCACCGGCCGGCGCCCCGTAGGCGCCTTGGCCGGCGACTTCGGCTGCGACAGCGCCGACCAGCTGTTGTTCCGCGTCTACCGCGTCGTGTCCGGCGGTCTGCCCATCATGCTCATCGCCGAGCACTTCCCGGCTGGTCCCCTGCCATCCGCCGAGGACACGGACCCGCAGATGGTGGTCGATCTGCGCGACGACGTCGAGGACACACTCCCCAAGCGGCCGTGCGGGAGCCGGGGTTGA
- a CDS encoding class I adenylate-forming enzyme family protein, which yields MSTPASVAPLSATLEEACLRWSPRPAVSAAGTTLTYGQLWERVLALAAAYERLGVGRGDRVICQLRNGPEHLAAVAAAWLRGAVHVGADNDLTGPELSRLAQRLGAAALLYQPPADAEEPLAPLDVVAEGSPATRLIVHGASSGPYEPLDRLLASGGPVTPAPPGPLDPAVVFLTSGTTGEPKAVLETLSAHWAKMQLFTDAFRPGPEDVHLLYLPMAHVFGLRLAFLALLRGGHLVLLERFSPDRALALVAQERVTVLPAVPTHLRLLRNRYDPDRHDVSSLRWVLSAASGLPRPLAEWVYNVLGANITYVFGCSEGFTTVTADPEDILAGSVGRTVFKGPPGTPADGTVRIIDPATGAPLPPGETGEIAFGAATPVRYWDHADAATDGWYRTGDLGRIDDSGRLYVVGRLKELVNRGGLHVSAAEVEMALLRHPAVADAGVIAVPDPILGEAVCACVVPAESPPPTLPELRDFLARSLARHKLPDELCVVDVIPRTVIGKVDRPELRVRVVEGALPRERARP from the coding sequence GTGAGCACCCCGGCGAGCGTGGCGCCGTTGAGCGCGACCCTGGAGGAGGCCTGCCTCCGGTGGTCGCCACGCCCGGCCGTCAGCGCAGCCGGGACCACCCTCACGTACGGCCAGCTGTGGGAGCGGGTCCTCGCCCTCGCGGCAGCCTACGAACGGCTCGGGGTGGGGCGCGGCGACCGGGTCATCTGCCAGCTGCGCAACGGCCCCGAGCACCTCGCGGCCGTCGCCGCCGCATGGCTGCGTGGGGCGGTCCACGTCGGAGCGGACAACGACCTCACGGGCCCGGAGCTGTCACGGCTCGCGCAGCGCCTGGGCGCCGCTGCCCTGCTCTACCAGCCGCCCGCGGACGCCGAGGAGCCGCTGGCCCCACTCGACGTGGTCGCCGAAGGGTCCCCGGCCACCCGCTTGATCGTCCACGGAGCCTCGTCGGGGCCCTACGAGCCGCTGGACCGGCTGCTGGCCTCGGGCGGGCCGGTCACACCTGCCCCGCCCGGTCCGCTCGACCCCGCCGTGGTATTCCTCACGTCAGGCACCACGGGAGAGCCGAAGGCGGTCCTCGAGACCCTGTCGGCCCACTGGGCGAAGATGCAGCTGTTCACCGACGCGTTCAGGCCCGGCCCTGAGGACGTGCACCTGCTCTACCTACCCATGGCGCACGTCTTCGGCCTGCGGCTGGCGTTCCTGGCGCTGCTGCGCGGCGGCCATCTCGTCCTGCTCGAGCGGTTCTCTCCCGACCGTGCCCTCGCACTCGTCGCGCAGGAGCGGGTGACCGTTCTCCCTGCCGTGCCGACTCACCTGCGACTGCTGCGCAACCGTTACGACCCCGACCGCCACGACGTCAGCAGCCTGCGCTGGGTGCTGTCGGCGGCATCCGGACTTCCCCGCCCGCTGGCGGAGTGGGTCTACAACGTCCTCGGCGCCAACATCACCTACGTGTTCGGCTGCAGCGAGGGATTCACCACGGTGACCGCGGACCCGGAGGACATCCTCGCCGGCTCGGTCGGCAGGACGGTGTTCAAGGGGCCGCCCGGCACACCCGCCGACGGGACGGTGCGCATCATCGACCCGGCCACAGGCGCCCCGCTGCCCCCGGGGGAGACCGGGGAGATCGCCTTCGGCGCGGCTACCCCGGTGCGCTACTGGGACCACGCCGACGCAGCCACGGACGGGTGGTACCGCACGGGCGACCTCGGGCGCATCGACGACTCCGGGCGACTCTACGTCGTGGGCCGGCTGAAGGAGCTCGTCAACCGGGGTGGACTCCACGTCTCCGCAGCGGAGGTCGAGATGGCGCTCCTGCGCCATCCCGCGGTGGCGGACGCCGGCGTCATCGCCGTCCCGGACCCGATCCTCGGCGAGGCCGTCTGCGCGTGCGTCGTGCCCGCGGAATCCCCGCCCCCGACGCTGCCGGAGCTGCGCGACTTCCTCGCCCGCAGCCTCGCCCGCCACAAGCTTCCCGACGAGCTCTGCGTCGTCGACGTCATCCCGCGCACGGTCATCGGCAAGGTCGACCGGCCGGAGCTGCGGGTCAGGGTCGTCGAGGGCGCGCTCCCGCGGGAGCGCGCCCGGCCCTGA
- a CDS encoding alpha/beta hydrolase, producing the protein MGIDHHTRPSHRIPVRADSTDLAVHDLGGAGPPVVLAHATGFHGLVWGPVARELGDFRCLAPDLSAHGDSVGDGHDFAWERFAADILAVVDHYGLARPLGVGHSSGGTALLLAEQGRPGTFAALYCYEPVLVPADPPLGRDPDSWLAARARARRATFRSSDEALAHYAAKPPLAHLDPEVLRAYVAHGMRDVGDGTVRLKCRPEDEARIYEMATAHGCYGRLADVRCPVTLVRGADSEAADARIFAHLAGRLRDARTEALSGLGHLGPLERPDVVAASIRQAFANQH; encoded by the coding sequence TTGGGCATCGACCACCACACGCGGCCTTCGCACCGCATCCCCGTGCGCGCCGACTCGACGGACCTGGCCGTCCACGACCTGGGGGGAGCAGGGCCGCCGGTCGTGCTCGCGCACGCTACAGGTTTCCACGGGCTCGTGTGGGGCCCCGTCGCGCGTGAGCTCGGCGACTTCCGGTGCCTGGCCCCCGACCTCAGCGCTCACGGCGACTCGGTCGGCGACGGGCACGACTTCGCCTGGGAGCGGTTCGCGGCGGACATCCTTGCGGTGGTCGACCATTACGGGCTCGCCCGGCCGCTCGGCGTGGGCCACTCGTCGGGCGGCACCGCACTGCTGCTCGCCGAGCAAGGCCGGCCGGGCACCTTCGCCGCCCTGTACTGCTACGAGCCCGTGCTCGTGCCCGCCGACCCACCGCTCGGACGGGACCCCGACAGCTGGCTGGCGGCCCGTGCCCGCGCGAGGCGCGCGACGTTTCGTTCGTCGGACGAGGCCCTCGCGCACTACGCGGCCAAGCCGCCACTCGCGCACCTCGACCCCGAGGTGCTGCGGGCGTACGTCGCGCACGGCATGCGGGACGTCGGCGACGGGACGGTTCGCTTGAAGTGCCGGCCGGAGGACGAGGCGCGGATCTACGAGATGGCCACGGCGCACGGCTGCTACGGCCGCCTGGCCGATGTCCGCTGCCCGGTGACGCTCGTCCGGGGCGCCGACTCCGAGGCGGCCGACGCGCGCATCTTCGCGCACCTCGCCGGGCGCCTGCGTGACGCCCGCACCGAGGCGCTTTCCGGTCTCGGTCACCTCGGCCCCCTCGAGCGTCCCGACGTCGTGGCCGCCTCGATCAGGCAGGCCTTCGCCAACCAGCACTGA
- a CDS encoding ATP-binding cassette domain-containing protein, with product MPPGEAIRTEGLRKVYPGGLVAVASLDLTVRPGEIFGLLGPNGAGKTTTVGMLTTRIVPTEGAAVVGGVDVVSDPARARQVIGVVSQANNLDRGLTTWENLYFHGRYFGMGVKAARAAADQWLEAFRLTHKAKARVDALSGGMKRRLVLAKAMLHGPAVVFLDEPTAGLDPQSRLALWEIIQALHAAGQTVFLTTHYMEEADRFCDRVAVMDHGGILALDTPTNLKRSLRAGVSVSVRAEGDVERLADQLGAVDGATGAWAKDGAVRLHLDSADGALGKILTAAEQGGFRVTDVSVSEATLETVFFSLTGQDLRE from the coding sequence GTGCCCCCTGGGGAAGCCATCCGGACCGAGGGCCTCCGCAAGGTGTATCCCGGTGGGCTCGTCGCGGTGGCGAGCCTCGACCTGACCGTCCGCCCCGGCGAGATCTTCGGTCTGCTCGGCCCTAACGGTGCGGGCAAGACGACGACCGTCGGCATGCTCACCACGAGGATCGTGCCGACGGAGGGGGCTGCCGTCGTGGGCGGCGTCGACGTGGTCAGCGATCCCGCCCGCGCCCGCCAGGTCATCGGCGTGGTGTCGCAGGCGAACAACCTCGACCGGGGGCTGACCACCTGGGAGAACCTGTACTTCCACGGGCGCTACTTCGGCATGGGGGTGAAGGCCGCCCGCGCGGCGGCGGACCAGTGGCTCGAGGCCTTCCGCCTCACGCACAAGGCCAAGGCGCGTGTCGACGCGCTGTCCGGCGGGATGAAGCGCCGGCTCGTGCTCGCGAAGGCCATGCTGCACGGCCCCGCCGTCGTGTTCCTCGACGAGCCCACCGCCGGTCTCGACCCCCAGAGCCGCCTCGCACTCTGGGAGATCATCCAGGCGCTCCATGCCGCCGGGCAGACGGTCTTCCTCACCACCCACTACATGGAGGAGGCCGACCGCTTCTGCGACCGCGTGGCGGTCATGGACCACGGCGGGATACTCGCGCTCGACACGCCCACGAACCTCAAGCGGTCGCTGCGCGCGGGCGTGTCGGTCAGCGTCCGGGCCGAGGGCGACGTCGAGCGTCTCGCCGATCAGCTGGGAGCCGTCGACGGGGCGACGGGGGCATGGGCCAAGGACGGGGCGGTGCGCCTGCACCTCGACAGCGCCGACGGCGCCCTCGGCAAGATCCTGACCGCGGCGGAGCAAGGCGGGTTCCGCGTCACCGACGTGTCGGTGAGCGAAGCGACCCTCGAGACGGTCTTCTTCAGCCTGACCGGCCAGGACCTGCGCGAATGA
- a CDS encoding ABC transporter permease, whose translation MTTPVTVPATRATPRSPRSATLAAFRALVVRDLTVLDKNLGRFLPGALMQPLLLVFVFTYLFPLIGQGVGGEAGAARFSTLLLPGIVAHSIIFVGIFTVGMNLITELEAEELEDRVLAPTPTATVAVARIAAGALQALIAGLVVFPVAAFLPATPVYLQPDWPVLLTMLPLTCLTSAALGLALGVLFEPRSAPWLFSVVALPLSFLGAIFYTWQSLEPLPVLQYAVLLNPLVYMSEGLRAATVTGMVHLPLPTVYGALVVFIGVFAVVGVRGFRRRVLS comes from the coding sequence ATGACGACCCCCGTCACCGTCCCCGCCACCCGCGCCACACCCCGCTCCCCCCGGTCGGCCACGCTAGCCGCCTTCCGGGCGCTGGTCGTGCGCGATCTCACCGTGCTCGACAAGAACCTGGGCCGGTTCCTGCCGGGTGCGCTCATGCAGCCGCTGCTGCTCGTGTTCGTCTTCACCTACCTGTTCCCGCTCATCGGGCAGGGGGTGGGCGGCGAGGCCGGTGCGGCACGGTTCTCCACGCTGCTCCTGCCCGGCATCGTCGCGCACTCCATCATCTTTGTAGGCATCTTCACCGTCGGCATGAACCTCATCACCGAGCTGGAGGCCGAGGAGCTCGAGGATCGGGTCCTCGCGCCGACGCCGACCGCCACGGTCGCGGTGGCGAGGATCGCCGCCGGCGCCCTCCAGGCGCTGATCGCCGGACTCGTCGTGTTCCCCGTGGCCGCCTTCCTGCCGGCGACGCCGGTGTACCTCCAGCCGGACTGGCCCGTGCTGCTCACCATGCTGCCGTTGACCTGCCTCACCTCGGCGGCGCTGGGCCTCGCGCTCGGTGTCCTGTTCGAGCCCCGCTCCGCACCCTGGCTCTTCAGCGTCGTCGCCCTTCCGCTGAGCTTTCTCGGCGCGATCTTCTACACCTGGCAGTCGCTCGAACCCCTCCCGGTGCTGCAGTACGCGGTGCTGCTGAATCCCCTCGTCTACATGAGCGAGGGATTGCGGGCCGCGACGGTCACCGGCATGGTGCACCTGCCCCTACCGACCGTCTACGGCGCACTCGTCGTCTTCATCGGCGTGTTCGCCGTGGTCGGCGTCCGCGGGTTCCGCCGGCGGGTCCTGAGCTGA
- a CDS encoding FixH family protein, with translation MKRLAVVVVVAVAGFAAAFSAFGDAARRGCVTDAPPDPTYEVAFAGPVHVGEDTHVLGVTRAGDPVTGAWVCVTIEMAGMSAMGASAEAREVGGGHYEVSLPFAMEGTWQGTVLVGAHETVADVGIPVTVEVTAGDAHGS, from the coding sequence GTGAAGCGCCTCGCGGTCGTCGTCGTCGTCGCCGTCGCCGGTTTCGCAGCCGCCTTCTCCGCCTTCGGCGACGCCGCCCGGCGCGGGTGCGTGACCGACGCCCCGCCCGATCCCACCTACGAAGTGGCATTCGCCGGGCCGGTGCACGTCGGGGAGGACACCCACGTGCTCGGGGTAACCCGCGCCGGCGACCCGGTGACGGGAGCCTGGGTCTGCGTCACCATCGAGATGGCCGGGATGTCGGCGATGGGGGCCAGCGCCGAGGCCCGGGAGGTCGGTGGGGGCCACTACGAGGTGTCGCTGCCGTTCGCGATGGAGGGGACATGGCAGGGCACGGTGCTCGTGGGGGCGCACGAGACCGTTGCGGACGTGGGCATCCCCGTGACCGTCGAGGTCACCGCCGGGGACGCGCACGGGTCGTGA
- a CDS encoding ABC transporter ATP-binding protein encodes MEVTAWMSLYNAMHAQQDRRPFSTATLRRIFAFARPHRRQLLLFLALSVVTAGLAVATPVLAGRVVDAIVGGAALRVVVGFALLIAGIAVAEAGIGMVTRLLSARIGEGLILDLRTTVFDHVQRMPIAFFTRTRTGALVSRLNNDVIGAQRAFSDVLSGVVSNLVTLVLALLVMLGISWQVTVLALLLLPVFVLPARRMGVRLARLEREAANHNATMNTQMTERFSAPGATLVKLFGRPAQESAGFASRARRVHDIGVRTAMVQWVFITALTLVSALALALVYGLGGFYALQGRLEAGAVVALALLLTRLYAPLTALASARVEVMSAMVSFSRVFEVLDLDPLIAEPADAVPLPDGPVSVEFAHVRFSYPAADKVSLASLEEVARLDTRGGVEVLHDVSFRAEPGQMVALVGSSGAGKSTLAQLVPRLYDVDAGAVRLSGVDVRDLSAEAIREAVGMVTQDGHLFHDSVRDNLLLARPEATEEELWDVLRRSRLGDLVAGLPDGLDTVVGERGYRLSGGERQRLTIARLLLARPRVVILDEATAHLDSTSEAAVQAALGEALAGRTAVVIAHRLSTVRAADLILVIEDGRVVERGTHTRLLAGGGRYEQLYRTQFDQSPAPQPAA; translated from the coding sequence ATGGAAGTCACCGCGTGGATGTCGCTGTACAACGCGATGCACGCGCAGCAGGACCGCCGGCCGTTCTCCACGGCGACCCTGCGACGCATCTTCGCGTTCGCGCGACCGCACCGGCGGCAGCTGCTGCTGTTCCTCGCCCTCAGCGTCGTGACCGCAGGGCTGGCGGTCGCGACGCCGGTGCTCGCCGGGCGTGTCGTCGACGCGATCGTCGGAGGGGCGGCCCTGCGGGTCGTTGTGGGGTTCGCGCTGCTCATCGCCGGGATAGCGGTGGCCGAGGCGGGCATCGGCATGGTGACGCGGTTGTTGTCGGCGCGCATCGGCGAGGGCCTGATACTCGACCTGCGCACCACGGTCTTCGACCACGTCCAACGCATGCCGATCGCCTTCTTCACACGGACGCGTACCGGCGCTTTGGTGAGCCGGTTGAACAACGACGTGATCGGCGCGCAGCGCGCGTTCTCCGACGTGCTGTCCGGGGTGGTGAGCAACCTTGTGACGCTCGTCCTCGCGCTCCTCGTCATGCTCGGCATCTCGTGGCAGGTCACGGTGCTCGCGCTCCTGCTCCTCCCGGTGTTCGTGCTGCCGGCCCGGCGGATGGGCGTCCGCCTGGCCCGCCTGGAACGTGAGGCGGCGAATCACAACGCGACGATGAACACCCAGATGACCGAGCGGTTCTCCGCGCCCGGTGCCACGCTCGTGAAGCTCTTCGGCCGACCCGCGCAGGAATCCGCCGGCTTCGCCTCCCGGGCTCGCCGTGTGCACGACATCGGGGTGCGGACGGCGATGGTCCAGTGGGTGTTCATCACGGCACTGACGCTCGTGTCGGCGTTGGCGCTCGCCCTGGTGTACGGGCTCGGGGGCTTCTATGCGCTGCAGGGTCGGTTGGAGGCCGGCGCGGTCGTGGCGCTGGCCCTGCTGCTGACCCGTCTCTACGCCCCGCTGACGGCGCTGGCCAGCGCGCGGGTGGAGGTCATGAGCGCGATGGTGAGCTTCTCGCGGGTGTTCGAGGTGCTCGACCTCGATCCCCTCATCGCGGAGCCGGCCGACGCCGTGCCGCTGCCGGACGGTCCCGTGTCCGTCGAGTTCGCCCATGTGCGCTTCAGCTATCCCGCAGCCGACAAGGTGTCGCTCGCTTCGCTGGAGGAGGTCGCGAGGCTCGACACCCGCGGGGGCGTCGAGGTGCTCCACGACGTGTCGTTCCGCGCTGAGCCGGGACAGATGGTGGCGCTGGTCGGCTCGTCGGGCGCCGGCAAGTCCACGTTGGCCCAGCTTGTGCCGCGGCTCTACGACGTCGACGCCGGCGCCGTGCGGCTGTCGGGGGTGGACGTGCGGGACCTTTCGGCGGAGGCGATCCGCGAAGCCGTCGGGATGGTGACGCAGGACGGGCACCTGTTCCACGACTCCGTCCGCGACAACCTGCTCCTCGCGCGACCGGAAGCCACGGAGGAGGAGCTGTGGGACGTGCTCCGCCGTTCCCGGCTGGGCGATCTCGTCGCCGGCCTCCCCGACGGCCTCGACACCGTCGTCGGGGAGCGGGGGTACCGCCTGTCCGGCGGCGAGCGCCAGCGGCTGACCATCGCCCGCCTGCTGCTCGCGCGGCCTCGCGTGGTGATCCTCGACGAGGCGACCGCACACCTCGACTCGACGTCGGAGGCCGCTGTCCAGGCGGCGCTGGGCGAGGCCCTCGCCGGGCGGACGGCCGTGGTGATCGCCCACCGCCTCTCGACCGTGCGAGCCGCAGACCTCATCCTCGTCATCGAGGACGGGCGCGTCGTCGAGCGCGGCACGCACACCCGGCTGCTCGCCGGCGGAGGGCGCTACGAACAGCTGTACCGGACGCAGTTCGACCAGTCGCCGGCGCCGCAGCCGGCCGCCTGA
- a CDS encoding PQQ-dependent sugar dehydrogenase: MRRFLVLALAVALLVPAGVGGVAADNHGPRIAHPNLGVRTAASGLVTPVSLAFLGAGDMLVTEKNTGKVQRIVGGALHSTVLDLAVNFASERGLLGMALHPQFPANPGVYLYWTESTTGADTNVLANTPLLGNRVDRFNWDGSTLTFDRNLVRIRALQEDAGQPARGNHNGGVIRFGPDGKLHVFVGDVGRRGQLQNLPCGPTATCPGPTVPDDQFGGPEPDNAHLTGVVLRLNDDGTTPADNPFAAAGAALGGEVGANIQKIFSYGHRNAIGMAFDPRSGNLWLAENGDDTFTELNRVLAGMNGGWVQIMGPVDRIAEYKAIETSSSRDPLAGNVYFGLQQLRWSPENIADTPEEALSRLFMLPGAHYRDPAFSWRYEVAPGGMGFMRGRGLGPQFDGDLFVGAARPLLAEGHLLRMKLTGNRREVAVDDPRLEDRVADNHHKFDGTESETLLFGEGFGVSTDIQTGPNGNLYVVSLTHGTVYEIFSTKRRS, translated from the coding sequence ATGCGTCGCTTTCTCGTTCTTGCGTTGGCCGTCGCGCTGCTCGTACCAGCCGGCGTGGGCGGCGTGGCCGCCGACAACCACGGGCCGCGCATCGCGCATCCCAACCTGGGGGTGCGGACTGCGGCATCGGGTCTCGTCACGCCGGTGAGCCTCGCCTTCCTCGGCGCCGGGGACATGCTCGTGACGGAGAAGAACACCGGCAAGGTCCAGCGCATCGTCGGCGGCGCGCTGCACAGCACGGTGCTCGACCTCGCGGTCAACTTCGCCTCCGAGCGGGGGCTGCTCGGCATGGCGCTGCACCCGCAGTTCCCGGCCAACCCCGGGGTGTACCTGTACTGGACGGAGAGCACCACCGGCGCCGACACGAACGTGCTCGCGAACACGCCGCTGCTCGGCAACCGGGTGGACCGGTTCAACTGGGACGGGTCCACGCTGACCTTCGACCGCAACCTCGTGCGGATTCGTGCGCTGCAGGAGGACGCCGGTCAACCCGCGCGCGGCAACCACAACGGCGGGGTCATACGATTCGGTCCCGACGGCAAGCTGCACGTCTTCGTCGGTGACGTGGGGCGGCGGGGCCAGCTGCAGAACCTGCCGTGCGGCCCGACTGCCACCTGCCCGGGGCCAACGGTCCCCGACGACCAGTTCGGCGGACCGGAGCCCGACAACGCCCACCTCACCGGCGTGGTCCTGCGCCTCAACGACGACGGGACCACCCCGGCGGACAACCCGTTCGCCGCCGCCGGCGCCGCCCTCGGCGGCGAGGTGGGTGCCAACATCCAGAAGATCTTCTCCTACGGGCACCGCAACGCGATCGGCATGGCCTTCGACCCGCGCTCCGGGAACCTGTGGCTCGCGGAGAACGGCGACGACACCTTCACCGAGCTGAACCGGGTGCTGGCCGGGATGAACGGCGGCTGGGTCCAGATCATGGGACCGGTTGACCGCATCGCCGAGTACAAGGCGATCGAGACGAGCAGCAGTCGCGATCCCCTGGCAGGCAACGTCTACTTCGGGCTTCAGCAGCTCCGCTGGTCCCCGGAGAACATCGCCGACACCCCGGAGGAGGCCCTGTCACGCCTGTTCATGCTGCCCGGTGCCCACTACCGCGACCCGGCGTTCAGCTGGAGGTACGAGGTGGCGCCAGGCGGGATGGGCTTCATGCGTGGACGCGGCCTCGGCCCGCAGTTCGACGGTGACCTGTTCGTGGGAGCGGCACGGCCGCTGTTGGCGGAGGGCCACCTGCTGCGGATGAAGCTGACCGGCAACCGGCGCGAGGTCGCCGTCGACGACCCCCGCCTCGAGGATCGCGTCGCCGACAACCACCACAAGTTCGACGGCACGGAGAGCGAGACGCTGCTGTTCGGCGAGGGCTTTGGGGTGAGCACCGACATCCAGACCGGCCCGAACGGCAACCTCTACGTCGTCTCGCTCACGCACGGGACGGTCTACGAGATCTTCTCGACCAAGAGGCGCTCCTGA
- a CDS encoding vanadium-dependent haloperoxidase: MAEEGLAGGRQRGADGELRSSRRAFLRHASTLAFAALSPTLLATPVAAHGAPTRGPGPRVLTRDHGHEIAQAWIRRIFLRVRADGYAPTGSAPSGQQNADGFDHLQGFTPTSAARLYAYAGIAMYEAVVGGMHAHRSLAGQLTGMPTMPSAHPATRHDWPTALSAAVAGTASSLFTRQASRQDIDAFHIAQVRARREAGVPAATIAASLAHGEAVASALRPWIDADGYTDVRRRAAEHGYTPPTGPGLWQPTPPSFAPALEPYWSGIRPFVLRSAGEVTPDPPVPFSEERGSPFHGEALRTYQAGLVLTAEQRSVARFWADNPLQSGLPPGHWMLTVGQVAAQRSLQLDVTVEALARTGIALADALLSCWHCKYMLNVLRPVTYVQAHIDPSWLPLMSTPPFPEYTSGHSVSSVAAAVVLTDLLGSFPYADRHDLVGDLADAERTRHFASFLHAAEEAAQSRIYGGIHFPMGVEAGKDQGREVGRIVLARVRSRR, translated from the coding sequence ATGGCTGAAGAAGGGCTCGCGGGCGGTCGGCAGCGGGGAGCGGACGGCGAGCTGCGCTCGTCGCGGCGGGCGTTCCTCCGGCACGCGAGCACGCTCGCTTTTGCGGCGTTGAGCCCCACGCTGCTCGCGACGCCCGTGGCCGCGCACGGAGCCCCAACGCGCGGCCCAGGGCCGCGGGTGCTCACCCGCGACCACGGCCACGAGATCGCGCAGGCGTGGATACGCCGCATTTTCCTGCGCGTGCGGGCAGACGGGTACGCGCCAACGGGCAGCGCGCCGAGCGGGCAGCAGAACGCCGACGGCTTCGACCACCTCCAGGGATTCACGCCGACCTCGGCGGCTCGGCTGTACGCCTACGCCGGCATCGCGATGTACGAGGCGGTCGTCGGCGGCATGCACGCACACCGGTCGCTTGCCGGCCAGCTCACGGGCATGCCCACCATGCCCAGCGCCCATCCGGCGACCCGCCACGACTGGCCGACCGCCCTGTCGGCGGCCGTGGCCGGCACCGCAAGCTCGCTGTTCACCCGCCAGGCCAGCCGGCAGGACATCGACGCCTTCCACATCGCGCAGGTCCGGGCCCGCCGTGAGGCCGGGGTGCCGGCCGCCACGATCGCCGCGTCACTCGCGCACGGAGAGGCCGTTGCATCGGCCCTGCGGCCATGGATCGACGCCGACGGCTACACCGACGTCCGCCGGAGAGCCGCCGAACACGGCTACACGCCACCCACGGGCCCGGGCCTGTGGCAGCCGACGCCACCGAGCTTCGCCCCTGCGCTGGAGCCGTACTGGAGCGGGATCCGCCCGTTCGTGCTGCGCAGCGCCGGCGAGGTCACGCCCGACCCCCCCGTGCCCTTCTCCGAGGAGCGGGGGTCACCGTTCCACGGGGAGGCCCTGCGCACCTACCAAGCGGGGTTGGTGCTCACCGCGGAGCAGCGCAGCGTCGCGCGGTTCTGGGCGGACAACCCGCTCCAGTCCGGTCTGCCGCCGGGACACTGGATGCTGACCGTCGGGCAGGTGGCGGCGCAGCGCTCGCTGCAGCTCGACGTCACCGTGGAGGCCCTCGCCCGGACGGGGATCGCGCTCGCGGACGCCCTCCTGTCGTGCTGGCACTGCAAGTACATGCTCAACGTCCTGCGCCCCGTGACGTACGTGCAGGCCCACATCGACCCTTCCTGGTTGCCGCTGATGAGCACGCCGCCGTTCCCCGAGTACACCTCGGGCCACTCCGTGTCCTCCGTGGCGGCTGCCGTCGTGCTCACCGACCTGCTCGGGTCCTTCCCGTACGCCGACCGTCACGACCTCGTCGGCGACCTGGCTGACGCCGAGCGCACACGCCACTTCGCCTCGTTCCTCCACGCCGCCGAAGAGGCCGCGCAGTCGCGCATCTATGGGGGCATTCACTTCCCCATGGGGGTCGAGGCCGGCAAGGACCAGGGGCGAGAGGTCGGTCGGATCGTCCTCGCCCGGGTCCGCTCCCGTCGCTAG